A stretch of the Comamonas testosteroni TK102 genome encodes the following:
- a CDS encoding GspH/FimT family pseudopilin encodes MHLSSYFLDRPFCLRRRAHGFTLIELLTVIAVLAVLTAVAAPSFTPMIQRWNVKSTTESMVSTLYLARTEAIKRGGGVTIKKTPNNTNGCTAASTNEDWGCGWSIFYSDSAGNSISIKNIPPPKGIEVTVKSSSGTISLDRWGKMSGINAKGIYILPAGGNLNPPAQGICTSSGGRIQVIGDPPCA; translated from the coding sequence ATGCACCTTTCTTCGTATTTTTTAGATCGGCCTTTCTGCCTGCGAAGGCGAGCCCACGGCTTCACATTGATCGAGCTGCTGACCGTGATTGCCGTGCTGGCCGTGCTTACCGCAGTTGCCGCACCCAGTTTTACACCCATGATCCAGCGTTGGAATGTCAAATCGACTACTGAAAGCATGGTGAGCACACTGTATTTGGCCCGCACAGAAGCCATAAAACGCGGCGGGGGGGTCACCATAAAGAAAACCCCAAATAATACCAATGGCTGTACAGCCGCCAGCACCAATGAAGACTGGGGATGCGGCTGGAGCATCTTTTATTCTGACTCGGCTGGAAACTCAATTAGCATAAAAAATATACCTCCACCCAAAGGAATAGAAGTAACAGTAAAAAGCAGTAGTGGAACCATCTCCTTAGATCGCTGGGGAAAGATGAGCGGAATTAACGCAAAAGGCATATACATACTTCCCGCAGGAGGAAACTTAAATCCTCCCGCTCAAGGCATATGCACAAGTTCCGGAGGAAGAATTCAGGTAATCGGGGACCCTCCATGCGCTTAA
- a CDS encoding PilW family protein: protein MQKDPHSFRSSNRLHQQGVTLIELMVGIAIGLLTVAIAIGALLASKNASISTSDSTTMQQQAAYAFRVIGQQIRQAGSLSLEPSTSYLESAYFRNNLAIASYPPISGKDSPGSNEYKLTVTYQNAPIDKIYPLAADGTASTGSLLRNCLGENPSSSPPEALQSAFKLDSNILYCAGTSSKQPIIGGSQASDIKVKDFIVRFVSQQGYTNPTFAYSTASAFTDNAAWSKVQSVEVCIELEGSDSIDTAGSNYINCSNQTVSRGNRLRMVFRNTFRSRSHAWPTSS, encoded by the coding sequence ATGCAGAAAGATCCTCATTCCTTTAGGTCCTCCAATCGTCTACACCAGCAAGGCGTGACTCTTATCGAGTTGATGGTAGGTATTGCAATTGGACTTCTAACTGTCGCGATTGCAATTGGCGCATTGCTGGCCTCAAAAAATGCAAGCATATCCACCAGCGACAGCACAACAATGCAGCAGCAAGCGGCTTATGCATTTCGTGTGATTGGACAACAGATTCGACAAGCAGGTAGCCTCTCTCTGGAGCCATCCACCAGCTATCTGGAATCTGCATATTTTCGAAATAACCTTGCTATAGCAAGCTATCCGCCTATCTCAGGAAAGGACAGCCCCGGAAGCAATGAATATAAGTTGACTGTAACCTATCAAAATGCTCCGATTGATAAAATTTATCCACTTGCAGCAGACGGAACTGCAAGCACAGGCTCCTTGCTAAGAAATTGCCTGGGAGAAAATCCGTCCAGCTCTCCACCAGAGGCTCTTCAAAGCGCATTCAAGCTGGACAGCAATATTCTGTATTGCGCCGGCACAAGCTCCAAACAACCTATTATTGGAGGGTCCCAGGCAAGCGACATCAAAGTCAAGGATTTCATTGTTCGCTTTGTGAGCCAGCAAGGCTATACCAATCCGACTTTCGCCTACTCTACTGCTTCTGCATTCACTGACAATGCAGCTTGGTCAAAAGTTCAGTCGGTAGAGGTGTGTATTGAATTGGAAGGCTCCGACAGCATTGACACTGCGGGCAGCAACTATATCAACTGCAGCAATCAAACGGTATCCCGCGGAAATCGATTACGCATGGTTTTCAGAAACACTTTCCGTTCTCGTAGCCATGCCTGGCCAACAAGCAGCTAA
- the rpsO gene encoding 30S ribosomal protein S15, translating into MIAADKKAEVVKANARSENDTGSPEVQVALLTARINELTPHFKANAKDHHGRRGLLRMVSRRRKLLDYLKSKDADRYTALIAKLGLRK; encoded by the coding sequence ATGATCGCTGCCGATAAGAAGGCTGAAGTTGTCAAGGCCAATGCCCGTTCCGAAAACGACACTGGTAGCCCCGAAGTGCAAGTGGCTCTGCTGACAGCTCGCATCAACGAACTGACTCCCCACTTCAAGGCTAACGCCAAGGACCACCACGGTCGCCGCGGTCTGCTGCGCATGGTGAGCCGTCGCCGCAAGCTGCTGGACTACCTGAAGTCCAAGGACGCTGACCGCTACACAGCACTGATCGCCAAGCTGGGCCTGCGCAAGTAA
- a CDS encoding pilus assembly PilX family protein, with the protein MKTPNKNLQQGAALYIVVIFILLSMLVALWASRSAIFNELVAGNDADYQRAMESAQAMVQDAQDDIYRHLYDNTKTSLRTGSTQQFPGSQDVFFGPWSDSLAAQTNQCKNAICLRRTIAEDFWNDPSTLQAMLSLGARYGQFSGANQSGSETITPPNPILALTDANKGAWYWIEPMPYGTLGLSPGGNIGKIVQGTTTPATNAEMIFRITALAFGIKGSSSSTDFSDHSPTMAVIQTVISMPVIKGE; encoded by the coding sequence ATGAAGACACCAAACAAAAATCTGCAACAGGGAGCCGCTCTCTATATTGTTGTAATTTTTATTCTACTTTCTATGCTCGTTGCTCTATGGGCTTCTCGTTCAGCAATTTTCAATGAATTGGTAGCTGGCAATGATGCCGATTATCAAAGAGCCATGGAATCCGCACAAGCCATGGTTCAAGATGCTCAGGATGATATATACCGGCATCTTTATGACAACACAAAAACTTCACTAAGAACAGGTAGCACCCAGCAGTTCCCTGGTAGCCAAGATGTTTTTTTTGGACCGTGGAGCGACAGCCTCGCAGCTCAAACCAATCAATGCAAGAATGCCATTTGTTTGAGGCGAACCATCGCGGAGGATTTCTGGAATGACCCCAGCACCTTGCAAGCCATGCTTAGCCTAGGGGCGAGATATGGGCAATTTTCTGGTGCCAACCAAAGCGGCTCGGAAACAATTACACCTCCCAATCCAATTTTGGCATTGACCGATGCCAATAAAGGAGCTTGGTATTGGATAGAGCCGATGCCATATGGGACACTTGGATTGAGTCCCGGCGGAAATATTGGAAAAATAGTGCAAGGCACAACGACACCGGCGACAAACGCAGAAATGATTTTCAGAATTACAGCCCTGGCCTTTGGCATCAAAGGATCGAGCAGCAGCACTGATTTTAGCGACCATTCCCCGACCATGGCCGTAATCCAGACAG
- the pilV gene encoding type IV pilus modification protein PilV encodes MRLNKQNGFTLLESLIAILLTALGILGILGVQMRTLSNTQDTMRRTQSIRLVNDLSERIKNQTSGIANANQYTTTWTDLTQSITEPSVDCSSSGASCTATQLAAYDKYIWLNSAKNTLPLGKARIFATADGKALGVMLAWRSNEDSAGVSSSISATDSTGTAVQCPKIDANNSQSPYMSCHLQYISLDERCQTVASTAYCSQ; translated from the coding sequence ATGCGCTTAAATAAACAGAATGGCTTCACCTTACTTGAGTCATTAATAGCAATCTTATTAACTGCACTTGGAATATTAGGCATATTGGGTGTTCAGATGCGCACTCTTTCCAATACTCAAGATACCATGCGAAGAACCCAAAGCATTCGTTTGGTCAATGATTTAAGTGAAAGAATAAAGAATCAAACCAGTGGCATAGCAAATGCCAATCAGTACACAACCACCTGGACAGATCTTACTCAATCAATTACGGAGCCATCGGTGGACTGCTCTTCGAGTGGAGCCTCTTGCACAGCTACACAGCTCGCCGCTTACGACAAATATATTTGGCTAAACTCAGCAAAGAATACACTCCCACTGGGGAAAGCAAGGATTTTCGCCACCGCCGATGGGAAGGCCCTAGGAGTGATGCTTGCCTGGCGTTCCAATGAAGATTCTGCTGGGGTTTCTTCATCAATCAGTGCCACGGACTCGACCGGTACAGCCGTTCAATGCCCAAAGATCGACGCCAATAACTCGCAGAGCCCTTATATGAGTTGCCATCTGCAATATATCAGCCTTGATGAACGCTGCCAAACCGTTGCCTCTACAGCCTACTGCTCACAATAG